Proteins co-encoded in one Sulfuricystis thermophila genomic window:
- a CDS encoding ABC transporter ATP-binding protein has product MIELTGIRKAFNQGQHNEYWALSGIDLTIPAKKVTALKGPSGSGKTTLLTILGCLARPTEGRVKLKGEDISGLPERFLTEIRRKTFGFIFQQFNLIRGLSAIENVILPAYPLGQPRKELLEKAESLLADVALGHRRDARVEWLSGGEQQRVAICRALINDPEILIADEPTANLDTKLSKEFLGILEKLAGQGRTIILTSHDPLVVESSVVDRVVTLRDGRIVDAH; this is encoded by the coding sequence ATGATCGAACTTACCGGCATCCGCAAGGCCTTCAACCAAGGCCAGCACAACGAATATTGGGCGCTTTCCGGCATCGACCTGACGATTCCGGCAAAAAAGGTCACCGCGCTCAAAGGGCCGTCGGGTTCCGGCAAGACGACGCTGCTCACCATCCTCGGTTGCCTCGCGCGTCCCACCGAAGGGCGGGTGAAACTCAAGGGCGAAGACATTTCCGGCCTGCCCGAGCGCTTCCTGACCGAGATCCGCCGCAAGACCTTCGGCTTCATCTTCCAGCAGTTCAACCTGATCCGCGGCTTGTCGGCGATCGAAAACGTCATCCTGCCCGCCTACCCGCTCGGCCAGCCGCGCAAGGAATTGCTGGAAAAGGCCGAGTCGCTATTGGCCGACGTCGCGCTCGGTCACCGCCGCGATGCGAGAGTGGAATGGCTCTCCGGGGGTGAGCAGCAGCGCGTCGCGATCTGCCGCGCCTTGATCAACGACCCGGAGATCCTGATCGCCGACGAGCCGACCGCGAACCTCGACACGAAGCTGTCGAAAGAATTCCTCGGCATCCTCGAAAAACTGGCCGGCCAGGGCCGCACGATCATCCTCACCAGCCATGACCCGCTGGTGGTGGAATCGAGCGTGGTCGATCGGGTCGTCACCCTGCGCGACGGCCGCATCGTCGACGCGCACTGA
- a CDS encoding heavy metal translocating P-type ATPase, which translates to MKHFRIVHRLPWRLRLIAPALVKNEERCYLVEILLRKHAAIREVRAVAQIGSVTIQYDAAQLPEPRLVALVDAVIGNLAQARSRAVPKTERLAVDPNQPVQECLAAVEGMTCASCAALIELSLKRDPRIDSAAVNYAAETVTVKGRITKDELFAAVKKLGYAARPMDTLAQRRLVIEREKARLATAKRKLVYAALATTPVMISGMLMHRSAWLRVMELLLSTYVLVGPGGDIFKKAWALAQQREANMDTLIALGAGAAYLYSLPGVFRMEHHVYFESAAAIVSFVLGGRYMEERAKGKASEAIRKLIELQPDTAIRVTDGGDVTVSIDEVNVGDVLRVRPGDKVPLDGIVLAGTGSVDESLVTGESLPVTKRAGDHVIGGTVNGNGSFTLRVTATGADTVLAGIVKLVDHAQGSKLPVQKLADRISARFVPAVGVVAAATLIGWLAAGHPLARALSHAVAVLLIACPCALGLATPTAIMVGMGEAARRGVYIRNGEALETAATLDTLVFDKTGTITAGQPVVTDFLSAAGLDEMQLLALVAGVERHSEHFLARAIVTYCNARAVPPAPTFDFAATPGLGVQANSEFGIVRIGNAAYLASAGIDCTGFAAQAEGFAAQGKTPVFVALDERCVALFAIADAPRAGAKEAIALLHRLGLKTIMATGDVEAAARHVAQEVGITDVVARATPADKLALIERLKAEGRKVGMIGDGINDAPSLAAAAVGFAVGGGADIAVEAADVTILGGDIARVAAAIELSRRTMAIVRQNLFWALGYNVVAIPVAAAGRLNPMIAAAAMAMSSVSVVTNSLRLQRQ; encoded by the coding sequence GTGAAGCACTTTCGCATCGTCCATCGCCTGCCCTGGCGCCTGCGGCTCATCGCGCCGGCCCTCGTCAAGAACGAAGAACGCTGCTACCTGGTCGAGATCCTGCTCAGGAAACACGCCGCGATTCGCGAGGTGCGCGCGGTGGCGCAAATCGGCTCGGTGACGATTCAATACGACGCGGCGCAGTTACCCGAACCCCGCCTCGTCGCGCTCGTCGATGCGGTGATCGGCAATCTGGCGCAGGCGCGCTCGCGTGCCGTGCCGAAAACAGAGCGTTTGGCCGTCGATCCGAACCAACCCGTTCAGGAATGTCTCGCCGCCGTGGAGGGCATGACCTGCGCCTCCTGCGCGGCGCTGATCGAACTTTCCCTGAAGCGCGACCCGCGCATCGACTCCGCCGCCGTCAACTACGCGGCCGAGACCGTGACGGTGAAAGGCCGCATCACGAAAGACGAACTCTTCGCCGCCGTCAAGAAGCTCGGCTATGCCGCGCGGCCGATGGATACGCTGGCGCAACGGCGGCTCGTCATCGAGCGCGAGAAAGCGCGCCTCGCCACGGCCAAACGCAAGCTCGTTTACGCCGCGCTCGCCACCACGCCGGTGATGATTTCCGGCATGCTGATGCACCGCTCGGCTTGGCTGCGCGTGATGGAATTGCTGTTATCGACCTATGTGCTCGTCGGGCCCGGTGGCGACATCTTCAAGAAAGCCTGGGCGCTCGCCCAACAGCGCGAGGCGAACATGGACACGCTGATCGCGCTGGGCGCGGGAGCGGCCTATCTCTACAGCCTGCCGGGTGTCTTCCGCATGGAGCACCATGTCTATTTCGAATCGGCCGCGGCGATCGTCAGCTTCGTGCTCGGCGGCCGTTACATGGAGGAGCGCGCCAAGGGCAAGGCCTCCGAAGCGATCAGAAAGCTCATCGAACTGCAACCCGACACGGCGATTCGCGTCACCGACGGCGGCGACGTGACGGTGAGCATCGATGAAGTGAACGTCGGCGACGTGCTGCGCGTGCGGCCCGGCGACAAGGTGCCGCTCGATGGCATCGTCCTCGCAGGCACGGGCAGCGTCGACGAATCGCTCGTCACCGGCGAATCGCTGCCGGTGACGAAGCGCGCCGGCGATCATGTCATCGGCGGCACCGTGAATGGCAACGGCAGCTTCACGCTGCGCGTCACGGCGACCGGCGCCGACACGGTGCTCGCCGGCATCGTCAAGCTCGTCGATCATGCGCAAGGCTCGAAGCTGCCGGTGCAAAAGCTCGCCGATCGCATCTCGGCGCGCTTCGTGCCTGCCGTCGGCGTCGTCGCTGCAGCCACGCTGATCGGCTGGCTCGCCGCCGGCCATCCGCTCGCCAGGGCGCTCTCGCATGCCGTCGCGGTGCTCCTGATCGCCTGCCCCTGCGCGCTGGGACTCGCCACCCCGACCGCGATCATGGTCGGCATGGGTGAGGCGGCGCGCCGCGGCGTCTATATCCGCAACGGCGAAGCGCTGGAGACCGCCGCGACGCTCGACACGCTGGTGTTCGACAAGACCGGCACGATCACCGCCGGCCAGCCCGTCGTGACCGATTTCCTGTCGGCCGCCGGCCTGGATGAAATGCAGCTGCTCGCACTCGTCGCCGGCGTCGAGCGGCATTCCGAACACTTCCTCGCCCGCGCCATCGTCACCTACTGCAACGCGCGTGCCGTCCCGCCAGCGCCGACTTTCGACTTCGCCGCCACCCCGGGGCTGGGCGTCCAGGCGAACAGCGAATTCGGCATCGTTCGCATCGGCAACGCCGCGTATCTTGCCTCCGCCGGCATCGACTGCACGGGCTTTGCCGCGCAAGCCGAAGGCTTCGCCGCCCAGGGCAAGACGCCGGTGTTCGTCGCGCTCGACGAGCGCTGTGTGGCGCTGTTCGCGATCGCCGACGCGCCGCGCGCAGGAGCGAAGGAGGCCATCGCCCTGCTGCACCGGCTCGGCCTAAAAACGATCATGGCGACCGGCGATGTCGAGGCCGCTGCGCGACACGTCGCGCAGGAAGTCGGCATCACCGACGTCGTCGCACGCGCCACGCCAGCCGACAAGCTCGCGCTGATCGAGCGGCTGAAGGCGGAAGGCAGAAAAGTCGGCATGATCGGCGATGGCATCAACGACGCCCCCTCCCTTGCCGCCGCGGCAGTGGGTTTCGCCGTCGGCGGCGGCGCCGACATCGCGGTGGAGGCCGCCGACGTGACGATCCTGGGCGGCGACATCGCGCGGGTCGCCGCCGCCATCGAGCTCTCGCGCCGCACGATGGCGATCGTGCGCCAGAATCTCTTCTGGGCGCTCGGTTACAACGTCGTCGCCATCCCCGTCGCGGCGGCCGGGCGCCTGAACCCGATGATCGCCGCCGCCGCGATGGCGATGAGCTCGGTCTCGGTGGTCACCAACTCGCTGCGTCTGCAGCGGCAATAA
- a CDS encoding TonB-dependent receptor, producing the protein MTRKKQQASQSKSTCIRRGHLGIVTVLSLAAVPAWAGDGEQKLDEISVTATREARPTGEVPHAISVVGKETLQEKKMFNMKEALQEMPGVFVDSKNGGFDARLIIRGAGLKAPYGIREIQVLRDGVPLSDPDSFTRLDFVDTQDIERVEVAKGPGNLFAAGAAGGAIQIFSRSVFDERANNLKIGFGNDDTKNFHLRYGKNFGDQALAFTGTYRAMDNSWRAWNQFDTTQLSLKHGMLLANDATWESELSYAEANAQLPGAMDATLFQNFLATGKQTTTSEAWKHSGRYSKVWFFNTKLEKEVGDFVFKPRLYYNTWYHYHPVTGIINETEQWVSNLGADLEAHWRHSQGTLVGGLTVRQERTPDSRKYQYARVITTTSGGQCRDSATATGRILATCSDAKGRLAEIDDATALLTGIYLQESWRPGKRWIVDVGLRYDKVKFTDDNQQFWQYDWATGRYVAGAGRTHTEKTYDLPAPKLAVSYELVDGLHLFGMLAQAGQVPSQSEFSSNPSLDAPLSRNKEIGLKGRGRSWQFDTSVYVNDVSREIVTVSNGGVNQYVNAGKTRRKGFEFSGSLTVAEGWELGGYLGLTDYQYLSFSEPVRVGSTTVNMDRSGKTLPFIPREQYGLFVGWKSPSGWKARLSSNTWGEYWLDNANTEKYPGWEWVTNLSVGYERQGHSVTLNVDNLFDKHYAMEVKKDTTGKVTYMAAAPRTVMLTYRYDFR; encoded by the coding sequence ATGACCCGCAAGAAACAGCAAGCAAGCCAGTCCAAAAGCACGTGTATCCGCCGCGGCCACCTCGGCATCGTCACGGTGCTTTCGCTCGCCGCCGTGCCCGCATGGGCGGGGGATGGCGAGCAGAAGCTCGATGAAATCTCGGTGACCGCGACGCGCGAGGCTCGTCCCACCGGTGAAGTGCCGCATGCGATCAGCGTCGTCGGCAAGGAGACGCTGCAGGAAAAGAAAATGTTCAACATGAAGGAGGCGCTGCAGGAAATGCCCGGCGTCTTCGTCGATAGCAAGAACGGCGGTTTCGATGCGCGATTGATCATCCGGGGGGCCGGTCTCAAGGCGCCCTACGGCATCCGCGAGATCCAGGTGTTGCGCGACGGGGTCCCGTTATCCGACCCGGACAGCTTCACGCGGCTGGACTTCGTCGATACCCAGGACATCGAGCGCGTCGAGGTCGCCAAAGGACCGGGCAACCTGTTCGCCGCGGGCGCTGCCGGTGGGGCGATCCAGATCTTTTCGCGCTCGGTGTTCGACGAGCGCGCGAACAACCTGAAGATCGGCTTCGGCAACGACGACACGAAAAATTTCCACCTGCGTTATGGCAAGAATTTCGGTGATCAGGCGCTCGCCTTCACCGGCACCTACCGGGCGATGGACAACAGCTGGCGTGCCTGGAACCAGTTCGACACCACCCAGCTGTCATTGAAGCACGGCATGCTCCTCGCCAATGACGCCACCTGGGAGAGTGAGCTTTCCTATGCCGAGGCCAATGCCCAGCTGCCCGGCGCGATGGACGCCACGCTGTTCCAGAATTTTCTTGCCACCGGCAAGCAGACCACGACTTCGGAAGCCTGGAAGCATTCGGGGCGTTACTCGAAGGTCTGGTTCTTCAACACCAAGCTGGAAAAGGAAGTCGGCGACTTCGTCTTCAAACCGCGGCTCTACTACAACACCTGGTATCACTATCACCCGGTGACCGGCATCATCAATGAGACCGAACAATGGGTCAGCAACCTCGGCGCCGATCTCGAGGCGCATTGGCGGCACAGCCAGGGCACGCTGGTCGGTGGCCTCACCGTGCGCCAGGAACGCACGCCCGATTCCCGCAAATATCAGTACGCCCGAGTGATCACGACGACGAGCGGCGGCCAGTGCCGCGATTCGGCCACGGCCACCGGCCGCATCCTCGCCACCTGTTCGGATGCCAAAGGGCGGCTGGCGGAAATCGACGATGCGACCGCCCTGCTCACCGGCATCTATCTGCAGGAATCGTGGCGGCCGGGCAAGCGCTGGATCGTCGATGTCGGCTTGCGTTACGACAAAGTCAAGTTCACCGACGACAACCAGCAATTCTGGCAATACGACTGGGCAACGGGACGATACGTTGCCGGCGCCGGCCGGACCCATACGGAAAAGACTTACGATCTGCCGGCGCCGAAGCTCGCGGTGAGTTATGAGCTTGTCGACGGCCTGCATCTCTTCGGCATGCTGGCGCAGGCCGGACAGGTGCCCTCGCAAAGCGAGTTCTCCAGCAATCCGTCACTCGACGCACCCTTGTCACGCAACAAGGAGATCGGTCTCAAAGGTCGCGGCAGGAGCTGGCAGTTCGATACCAGCGTCTATGTCAATGACGTCAGCAGGGAGATCGTGACGGTCAGCAACGGCGGCGTGAACCAATACGTCAACGCCGGCAAGACGCGGCGCAAGGGCTTCGAGTTCTCGGGCAGCCTCACCGTCGCCGAAGGCTGGGAGCTCGGCGGCTATCTGGGACTGACCGACTACCAATATCTCTCTTTCAGCGAGCCGGTACGCGTTGGCAGTACGACCGTCAACATGGATCGTTCCGGCAAGACCTTGCCGTTCATCCCGCGCGAGCAATACGGCCTGTTCGTCGGCTGGAAATCGCCGAGCGGCTGGAAGGCACGACTCTCTTCCAATACTTGGGGCGAATACTGGCTCGACAACGCCAACACCGAGAAATACCCGGGTTGGGAATGGGTGACCAATCTCTCGGTGGGCTATGAGCGGCAAGGCCATAGCGTGACGCTCAATGTCGACAACCTGTTCGACAAGCATTACGCGATGGAAGTGAAAAAAGACACCACTGGCAAAGTGACCTACATGGCCGCAGCGCCGCGGACGGTGATGCTCACCTATCGCTACGACTTCCGATGA
- a CDS encoding TlpA family protein disulfide reductase, whose product MKTLTSLLLVLLLAACGGGEPPKNVNVGDLAPTFQAVRMDGMAAHFPAAWTGQPVVIRFWADWCRYCAPEMKLLDTIAARYRDQRLAVIAINVGQSRKTVVDFMAKLDVGYPSLMDEQAKIAKSYGVVGLPTTFFVDAKGVVRGKIVGEADEALFVRHIEALLR is encoded by the coding sequence ATGAAGACCCTGACCTCTCTTTTGTTGGTTTTGCTGCTCGCCGCCTGCGGTGGCGGCGAGCCGCCGAAGAACGTCAACGTCGGCGATCTGGCGCCAACCTTCCAGGCCGTGCGCATGGATGGCATGGCGGCGCACTTTCCCGCCGCCTGGACCGGCCAGCCGGTGGTGATCCGCTTCTGGGCCGACTGGTGCCGCTATTGCGCGCCGGAGATGAAGCTGCTCGATACCATCGCCGCCCGCTATCGCGACCAGCGTCTCGCGGTGATCGCGATCAATGTCGGCCAAAGCCGCAAGACCGTCGTCGACTTCATGGCCAAGCTCGATGTCGGCTATCCGTCGCTGATGGATGAGCAGGCGAAGATCGCCAAGTCCTATGGCGTGGTGGGCCTGCCGACAACCTTCTTCGTCGATGCGAAAGGCGTCGTGCGCGGCAAGATCGTCGGCGAAGCCGACGAGGCGCTATTCGTGCGCCATATCGAGGCCTTGCTGCGATGA
- a CDS encoding sulfite exporter TauE/SafE family protein encodes MLEDLAQGQVTLATVWLLGVSMGLTACTVTCLPFIGTWALGRASNQREAFLHTGVFLAGRVMSYTLLAMLAAAAGKGLAQALGGVWGNAAIGTASILAGLWLLWRPAGRRRAVSSAPSVQPIRFHPRRRSDGLPPLLLGAALTLTPCTPLASLLALSAQAASPAQGAAFGLAFGLGAAMTPLLVLVPLAGRLGRELATSRAWLTRWLGLAAAGVLILLGVRRLWLV; translated from the coding sequence ATGCTTGAGGACCTTGCCCAAGGCCAGGTGACGCTGGCCACCGTCTGGCTGCTCGGCGTCTCGATGGGGCTCACGGCCTGCACCGTGACCTGTCTGCCCTTCATCGGCACCTGGGCGCTCGGGCGCGCCTCGAACCAGCGCGAGGCCTTTCTCCATACCGGCGTATTCCTCGCCGGACGGGTGATGAGCTACACCTTGCTGGCGATGCTCGCGGCCGCCGCAGGCAAGGGCCTGGCGCAGGCGCTCGGCGGCGTGTGGGGCAACGCCGCCATCGGCACGGCCAGCATCCTGGCGGGGCTATGGCTGCTGTGGCGTCCGGCAGGTCGGCGACGTGCCGTATCGTCAGCGCCGAGCGTGCAGCCGATCCGCTTTCATCCGCGCCGCAGGAGTGATGGTCTGCCGCCGCTGTTGCTCGGCGCGGCGCTGACGCTCACGCCCTGCACGCCGCTGGCCTCCTTGCTGGCGCTCTCTGCACAAGCAGCCAGCCCCGCGCAAGGCGCGGCCTTTGGGCTGGCCTTCGGGCTAGGCGCGGCGATGACGCCGCTCCTCGTGCTGGTGCCGCTCGCCGGTCGGCTCGGCCGCGAGCTCGCTACATCGCGCGCTTGGCTGACGCGCTGGCTCGGCCTTGCTGCAGCCGGCGTCCTGATCCTGTTGGGCGTGCGCCGGTTATGGCTGGTCTGA
- a CDS encoding ABC transporter permease, with the protein MNPWIEKQRHLIDFTLASLSRRKAKNLGLLFIYTLLVFVLASVALYTHALRTEAQKVLAGSPEIVLQRLIAGRHDLIPPGYLEKIGRIRGVQKMEGRLWGYYYDSVVKANYTFMVPPAGSGMKIERGEIVVGPALERSRGLAAGNGISFRAYTGELHTFIVGDVLPETSELVSADLVLMNEEDFRAFFKIPAGHYNDIVLSVANPQEVRNVAIKLLTTLPDSRPILRDEVLRTYASIFDWREGLMLALLAAAILAFGIFAWEKAAGLSAEERREIGILKAIGWETGDVIKMKFWEGLLISLTAFLAGYIAAYAHVFYFGASLFAPVLKGWAVLYPQFRLPPHIDGLQIATLFFFTVVPYTAAVLVPIWRAATTDPDTVMRT; encoded by the coding sequence ATGAATCCCTGGATCGAAAAACAACGCCATCTGATTGACTTCACGCTCGCTTCGCTATCCAGGCGCAAGGCGAAGAATCTTGGGCTGCTGTTCATCTACACGCTGCTCGTCTTCGTGCTCGCCTCGGTGGCGCTCTACACCCATGCGCTGCGCACCGAGGCGCAGAAGGTGCTCGCCGGCAGCCCGGAGATCGTGCTGCAACGGCTGATCGCCGGCCGCCATGATCTGATCCCGCCCGGCTATCTGGAAAAGATCGGCCGCATCCGCGGCGTGCAGAAGATGGAAGGCCGGCTGTGGGGCTACTACTACGACAGCGTGGTGAAGGCCAACTACACCTTCATGGTGCCCCCGGCAGGAAGCGGCATGAAGATCGAGCGCGGCGAGATCGTCGTCGGCCCGGCGCTGGAGCGCTCGCGGGGGCTGGCGGCCGGCAACGGCATCTCGTTCCGTGCCTATACCGGTGAGTTGCACACCTTCATCGTCGGCGATGTGCTGCCCGAGACTTCCGAGCTGGTGAGCGCCGATCTGGTGCTGATGAACGAGGAGGATTTCCGCGCCTTCTTCAAGATCCCCGCCGGCCATTACAACGACATCGTGTTGTCGGTCGCCAATCCGCAGGAGGTCAGGAACGTCGCGATCAAGCTCCTGACGACCCTGCCCGACAGCCGGCCGATCCTGCGCGACGAGGTGCTGCGCACCTATGCCTCGATCTTCGACTGGCGCGAAGGGCTGATGCTCGCGCTGCTTGCCGCAGCGATCCTCGCCTTCGGCATCTTCGCCTGGGAAAAGGCCGCGGGGCTCTCCGCCGAAGAACGCCGCGAGATCGGCATCCTCAAGGCGATCGGCTGGGAGACCGGCGATGTGATCAAGATGAAGTTCTGGGAGGGACTGCTCATTTCGCTCACCGCCTTCCTCGCCGGCTACATCGCCGCCTACGCGCACGTCTTTTACTTCGGCGCCAGCCTGTTCGCGCCGGTGCTGAAGGGCTGGGCGGTGCTCTATCCGCAGTTCCGCTTGCCGCCGCACATCGACGGTTTGCAGATCGCCACGCTGTTCTTCTTCACCGTCGTGCCCTATACCGCGGCGGTGCTGGTGCCGATCTGGCGCGCGGCCACCACCGATCCAGATACGGTGATGAGGACATGA
- a CDS encoding 4Fe-4S binding protein, producing the protein MLEKLFPTLGRIRFGVQMVMLFVTVYGSVLVGTYMADKISNALPALSCAYDQMNGGYCVLVPTQHIIHHRIGEALVRAQQLTFGMVLPLLMTFVSFYAFFFVIGKAFCGWVCPLGTLQEWIGKLGRRLGFGLRRLAPNDLAPVKRVRPVKWLILLGLVFLLPLLTGLGVTPHSLGNPYCDICPSRVATTLLTGNTQELALRGNDAVSFTLGAIANLLIGFTLVGALALRQPFCRICPLLAFNALFQRLSPMRLVKPSREKCGSCHICTDACPMDIPEISQQQGRKAYNEDCTLCGRCAEYCPQDGVIRLKWGPFALFSSNRDYYKKRVQRELPDGTVKPVKFVRNATKTASADA; encoded by the coding sequence ATGCTTGAAAAGCTTTTCCCCACCCTGGGTCGCATCCGCTTCGGCGTGCAGATGGTGATGCTGTTCGTCACCGTCTATGGCAGCGTCTTAGTCGGCACCTACATGGCCGACAAGATCTCCAACGCCCTGCCAGCGCTCTCCTGCGCTTACGACCAGATGAACGGCGGCTATTGCGTGCTGGTACCGACCCAACACATTATCCACCACCGCATCGGCGAAGCTCTGGTGCGCGCCCAGCAGCTCACTTTCGGGATGGTGCTGCCGCTGTTGATGACCTTCGTCTCCTTCTATGCCTTTTTCTTCGTGATCGGCAAGGCCTTCTGCGGCTGGGTTTGTCCCTTGGGCACGCTGCAGGAATGGATCGGCAAGCTCGGCCGTCGCCTCGGTTTCGGTCTGCGCCGTCTCGCGCCCAACGATCTCGCTCCGGTCAAGCGCGTGCGGCCGGTGAAATGGTTGATCCTTTTGGGGCTGGTCTTTCTGCTGCCGCTCCTGACCGGCCTCGGCGTGACACCGCACAGTCTCGGCAATCCCTACTGTGACATCTGTCCCTCGCGTGTGGCGACGACCTTGCTGACCGGCAACACCCAGGAACTGGCGTTGCGCGGCAACGACGCGGTGAGCTTCACGCTCGGTGCCATCGCCAATCTGCTCATCGGCTTCACCCTCGTCGGCGCGCTGGCCCTGCGTCAGCCGTTCTGCCGCATCTGCCCGCTGCTCGCCTTCAACGCGCTGTTCCAGCGCCTCTCGCCGATGCGCCTCGTCAAACCTTCGCGCGAGAAATGCGGCAGCTGCCACATCTGCACCGACGCCTGCCCGATGGACATCCCGGAGATCAGCCAGCAGCAGGGTCGCAAGGCGTACAACGAAGATTGCACGCTGTGCGGACGCTGCGCGGAGTATTGCCCGCAGGACGGCGTGATCCGGCTCAAGTGGGGGCCGTTCGCGCTGTTTTCCTCCAACCGCGACTACTACAAGAAACGGGTGCAGCGCGAGTTGCCCGATGGCACGGTGAAACCGGTCAAGTTCGTCAGGAACGCGACGAAAACCGCGAGCGCCGATGCTTGA
- a CDS encoding metal-binding protein, which translates to MIACDLCALDCGTKPFELVTPEKTLHFCCEGCRGIWMMIHDIAEAPNPAQNDSSRSIDERKSP; encoded by the coding sequence ATGATCGCCTGCGATCTGTGTGCGCTCGACTGCGGCACCAAGCCCTTCGAACTCGTCACGCCGGAAAAGACGCTGCATTTCTGCTGTGAGGGCTGCCGCGGCATCTGGATGATGATCCACGACATTGCCGAAGCACCGAACCCGGCGCAGAATGATTCATCCCGATCCATTGATGAAAGGAAATCACCATGA
- a CDS encoding sulfite exporter TauE/SafE family protein — translation MDISYGAAFTVGLLGSGHCLGMCGGLVSAFFIKVGAGKTAPLRAVASYHVARITVYAAVGWLAALLGSVLVSTGRIGLAQGVLQIIAGAIVIVLGFDLLGLSPIRNAYGFAPLAWVRKQFVGATQKGPIIGSAIGGALNGLMPCSMTLAMAVQATTAPSPPEGMLVMFAFGLGTLPAMFSASLLFGKLGPRLRGWLLKGAALTVIALGVSTFWQGLRYFLVMWRLVA, via the coding sequence ATGGACATCTCCTACGGCGCCGCCTTCACGGTGGGCCTACTGGGCAGCGGCCACTGCCTCGGCATGTGTGGCGGGCTGGTTTCGGCCTTCTTCATCAAAGTCGGCGCTGGCAAGACGGCACCCTTGCGCGCCGTCGCGAGCTACCACGTCGCACGCATCACGGTCTATGCCGCAGTCGGCTGGCTGGCCGCGTTGCTGGGTAGCGTGCTCGTCTCCACCGGCCGCATCGGTTTGGCGCAGGGCGTGCTGCAAATCATCGCCGGCGCCATCGTCATCGTGCTCGGCTTTGATCTTTTGGGCCTCTCACCGATCCGCAACGCCTATGGCTTCGCGCCGCTCGCCTGGGTGCGAAAACAGTTCGTCGGCGCAACGCAGAAAGGGCCCATCATCGGCAGCGCAATCGGCGGCGCATTGAATGGGCTGATGCCCTGTTCGATGACGCTGGCGATGGCCGTGCAGGCCACCACCGCGCCAAGCCCGCCGGAGGGCATGCTGGTGATGTTCGCCTTCGGGCTGGGCACGCTGCCGGCGATGTTCTCGGCCTCACTGCTCTTCGGCAAACTGGGCCCCCGCTTGCGCGGCTGGCTCCTCAAAGGCGCGGCGCTCACCGTGATCGCGCTGGGCGTCTCGACCTTCTGGCAAGGGCTGCGCTATTTCCTCGTCATGTGGCGGCTCGTGGCGTGA
- a CDS encoding tetratricopeptide repeat protein — MSKSNPISFAGVLLALAAYTTQAAEPSVEAELLRAAKLHFGGETAAAVQIWKKWAERGDVDAAYNLAVIHQHADGVPYDPVQALAWYRIAAERGDKAAQYALGQMYLKGEGVPADEAKAHEWFTANRRHHLHHQHTPQFQQWRKQAQALIEERDRREALARSRQNDAQILADLQRRAGIGAAQSAAQSGDAVKMQLAAQAHAPAGTSDQP, encoded by the coding sequence ATGTCGAAATCGAACCCCATTTCGTTCGCGGGCGTGCTGCTGGCCTTGGCCGCCTATACCACCCAGGCTGCCGAACCGTCTGTCGAAGCCGAACTGCTACGCGCGGCAAAACTCCACTTCGGCGGCGAAACGGCAGCGGCGGTGCAGATCTGGAAGAAATGGGCCGAGCGGGGCGATGTCGATGCCGCCTACAATCTGGCGGTGATCCACCAGCATGCCGATGGCGTGCCCTATGACCCCGTCCAGGCGCTCGCCTGGTATCGCATCGCCGCGGAGCGCGGCGACAAAGCCGCACAATATGCGCTCGGCCAGATGTACCTGAAAGGCGAGGGTGTGCCGGCCGATGAAGCGAAGGCGCACGAATGGTTTACCGCCAACCGCCGCCATCACCTGCACCATCAGCACACCCCGCAATTCCAGCAGTGGCGCAAACAGGCGCAAGCCCTGATCGAAGAGCGCGATCGGCGCGAAGCGCTTGCCCGCTCACGCCAAAACGACGCGCAGATCCTCGCCGATCTGCAACGGCGGGCAGGCATCGGCGCCGCACAGTCCGCTGCCCAGTCCGGTGATGCCGTCAAAATGCAGCTCGCGGCACAGGCCCATGCGCCGGCGGGTACGTCAGACCAGCCATAA